In a single window of the Saccharothrix australiensis genome:
- a CDS encoding LysR family transcriptional regulator, giving the protein MPDLELRHLRAVCAIAEEGSLTKAATRLGLTQPAMSAQLRTVERIVGGQLFDRTHGGSAPTELGKQVVGTARLVLDEVEQLVSLAKGRTRDGTPGPLVVGGVPTLFFGHFVEELRRSIPCSEVRTQIMPGGSDLLELLVNGQVHLGVLDRFEGMERRELRGLEVRRLISEPQFVALPDWDPLGEQDEVDLAQLADRDWVSPPDELVGNRLQIFTVCAEAGFTPRLTHHVNEASTARGLVAKGAVSFALPQSRSGDGIVIRPLRGAPLMVDLMLATRREGPAAGRAHDVFACAARAYRAVLPRNPGYARWWEENPQAHAEIDAALLQTGG; this is encoded by the coding sequence ATGCCCGACCTTGAACTCCGCCACCTCCGCGCGGTGTGCGCGATCGCCGAAGAGGGAAGCCTCACCAAGGCCGCGACCAGGCTGGGCCTGACGCAGCCCGCGATGAGCGCCCAGTTGCGGACGGTCGAGCGCATCGTGGGCGGACAGCTGTTCGACCGCACGCACGGCGGTAGCGCGCCCACCGAGCTGGGCAAGCAGGTCGTGGGCACCGCCCGCCTGGTGCTCGACGAGGTGGAGCAGCTCGTCAGCCTCGCCAAGGGGAGGACCCGCGACGGCACGCCCGGACCGCTCGTCGTCGGCGGCGTGCCCACCCTGTTCTTCGGCCACTTCGTGGAGGAGCTGCGCCGGTCGATCCCGTGCTCCGAGGTGCGCACCCAGATCATGCCCGGCGGTTCCGACCTGCTGGAACTGCTGGTCAACGGCCAAGTGCACCTGGGTGTGCTGGACCGGTTCGAGGGCATGGAGCGGCGGGAGCTGCGCGGGCTGGAGGTGCGCAGGCTGATCAGCGAGCCGCAGTTCGTCGCCCTGCCGGACTGGGACCCGCTGGGTGAGCAGGACGAGGTCGACCTCGCCCAGCTCGCGGACCGGGACTGGGTGTCGCCGCCGGACGAGCTGGTCGGCAACCGCCTCCAGATCTTCACGGTCTGCGCGGAGGCCGGCTTCACGCCCCGGTTGACCCACCACGTCAACGAGGCGTCCACGGCGCGCGGCCTGGTCGCCAAGGGCGCGGTGTCGTTCGCGCTGCCGCAGTCGCGCAGCGGCGACGGGATCGTCATCCGCCCGTTGCGGGGCGCGCCGCTGATGGTCGACCTGATGCTGGCCACCCGGCGGGAGGGGCCGGCGGCGGGCCGGGCGCACGACGTGTTCGCGTGCGCCGCCCGCGCCTACCGGGCGGTGCTGCCCCGCAACCCCGGTTACGCGCGGTGGTGGGAGGAGAACCCGCAGGCCCACGCCGAGATCGACGCCGCGCTCCTCCAGACCGGCGGCTGA
- a CDS encoding nitroreductase family deazaflavin-dependent oxidoreductase — protein MTVSDSPVDWVNQHIRTYIETDGAQGHEWRPGVFTLLLTTTGRKSGQPRRTALIYQPYGESYVVVASDGGAPGHPAWYKNLQADPTAEVRVGPEVFRATARTATGDERAELWALMNEVWPDYAEYQRKTDREIPVVVLDRA, from the coding sequence ATGACCGTGAGCGACAGCCCCGTCGACTGGGTGAACCAGCACATCCGCACCTACATCGAGACCGATGGCGCGCAGGGTCACGAGTGGCGGCCGGGCGTCTTCACGCTCCTGCTCACGACGACCGGGCGGAAGTCCGGGCAGCCCCGGCGCACCGCGTTGATCTACCAGCCGTACGGCGAGTCGTACGTGGTGGTCGCCTCGGACGGCGGCGCGCCGGGGCACCCCGCCTGGTACAAGAACCTCCAGGCCGACCCGACCGCCGAGGTCCGGGTGGGGCCGGAGGTGTTCAGGGCGACCGCCCGCACGGCGACCGGTGACGAGCGGGCCGAGCTCTGGGCGCTGATGAACGAGGTGTGGCCGGACTACGCGGAGTACCAGCGCAAGACCGACCGCGAGATCCCGGTCGTGGTGCTCGACCGCGCTTAG
- a CDS encoding PhzF family phenazine biosynthesis protein, with translation MTDVLRYTAFTSDPEGGNPAGVVLDATGLGDAGMRAIAAEVGYSETAFVFPRAEPDSFHVRYYSPEVEVPFCGHATVAAAVALRRTGTLAFHTPAGEVVVETDGSTATLTSVPTSSTPVGAEDLDAALDALGWTRDELDPRHPAHWAFGGARHLVLAARSRERLADLDYDFHRLGDLLRRNDAVTAHLVHERSEDVFDARDPFPVGGVVEDPATGAAALAFGGYLRTIGRVRRPRTITIHQGDDMGRPSVLTVDVRPDRDRVRVTGAAVPIQARPARPERG, from the coding sequence ATGACGGACGTGCTGCGCTACACCGCCTTCACCTCGGACCCGGAGGGCGGCAACCCCGCCGGGGTGGTCCTCGACGCCACCGGCCTGGGCGACGCCGGCATGCGCGCGATCGCGGCGGAGGTCGGCTACTCCGAGACCGCCTTCGTCTTCCCGCGCGCCGAGCCGGACTCCTTCCACGTCCGGTACTACAGCCCCGAGGTGGAGGTCCCGTTCTGCGGGCACGCCACGGTGGCCGCGGCCGTCGCCCTGCGGCGCACCGGCACGCTGGCCTTCCACACCCCCGCGGGCGAGGTCGTGGTCGAGACCGACGGCTCGACGGCCACGCTGACCAGCGTGCCCACCTCGTCCACGCCGGTGGGCGCGGAGGACCTCGACGCCGCGCTCGACGCGCTCGGCTGGACCCGCGACGAGCTGGACCCGCGCCACCCCGCGCACTGGGCGTTCGGCGGCGCGCGGCACCTCGTGCTGGCGGCGCGGTCGCGGGAGCGGCTGGCCGACCTCGACTACGACTTCCACCGGCTCGGCGACCTGCTGCGGCGCAACGACGCCGTCACCGCCCACCTGGTCCACGAGCGGTCGGAGGACGTGTTCGACGCGCGCGACCCGTTCCCGGTCGGCGGCGTCGTCGAGGACCCGGCGACCGGCGCGGCGGCCCTGGCGTTCGGCGGCTACCTGCGCACGATCGGCCGGGTGCGGCGGCCACGCACGATCACCATCCACCAGGGTGACGACATGGGCCGCCCGAGCGTCCTGACGGTCGACGTGCGGCCCGACCGGGACCGCGTGCGGGTCACGGGCGCGGCCGTGCCCATCCAGGCCCGTCCAGCGCGACCCGAGCGGGGCTAA
- a CDS encoding GTPase domain-containing protein, whose amino-acid sequence MTLADEVRELLVDALAVYRDSPRAVAWLRALQARFAEPVRVAVAGAPRTGKSTVVSALIGEEFVPTGTVTWYRDGPRARASVGPHEVPIVRRDGRAFVDAAHADRVVVEWPSRSLRDVTLVDTPADAPVEQVYGEADAVLYLTRHMHHTDLRYLQAAHDHPVARAAPVGTVLVLARADEIGGGRIDALTSAKQIARRYRREAQVRPLCQNVVAIAGLLAVAARTLRPEEFAALASLASLARTELEDHLLSADRFVADDFPVRLDPGARRGLVERFGIFGVRLTTTLIRQGFDTQVKLTAQLVRRSGLGELRESIGAYFTERQDVLKARSALLGLDVVLRNEPRPGSVGLAAGLERVVASAHDFRELRLLAALQGGRIKLPGELAAEASRLVGGLGTNPLARLGMEYEPTADELRHVVLDTLGRWREQAADPALDQGRRRAAAVVVRSCEGMLADLG is encoded by the coding sequence GTGACGCTCGCGGACGAGGTGCGGGAGCTGCTGGTGGACGCGCTGGCGGTCTACCGGGACAGCCCGCGCGCCGTGGCGTGGCTGCGCGCCCTCCAGGCCCGGTTCGCCGAACCGGTCCGGGTGGCGGTCGCGGGCGCGCCGCGCACCGGGAAGTCGACCGTCGTCAGCGCGTTGATCGGCGAGGAGTTCGTGCCCACCGGCACGGTCACCTGGTACCGGGACGGGCCGCGGGCGCGGGCGTCGGTGGGTCCGCACGAGGTGCCGATCGTGCGGCGGGACGGTCGGGCGTTCGTGGACGCCGCCCACGCGGACCGGGTGGTGGTGGAGTGGCCGTCCCGGTCGCTGCGGGACGTCACGCTGGTCGACACCCCGGCGGACGCGCCGGTCGAGCAGGTCTACGGCGAGGCCGACGCCGTGCTGTACCTGACCCGGCACATGCACCACACCGACCTGCGCTACCTCCAGGCCGCGCACGACCACCCCGTGGCGCGGGCCGCCCCGGTGGGCACCGTCCTGGTCCTCGCGCGGGCGGACGAGATCGGCGGCGGCCGGATCGACGCGCTGACCTCGGCCAAGCAGATCGCCCGCCGCTACCGGCGGGAGGCGCAGGTGCGCCCGCTGTGCCAGAACGTCGTCGCGATCGCCGGCCTGCTCGCGGTGGCGGCGCGGACGCTGCGGCCCGAGGAGTTCGCCGCGCTGGCGTCGCTCGCGTCGCTGGCGCGCACCGAGCTGGAGGACCACCTGCTGTCGGCGGACCGGTTCGTCGCCGACGACTTCCCGGTCCGGCTGGACCCCGGTGCCCGCCGCGGCCTCGTGGAGCGGTTCGGGATCTTCGGCGTGCGGCTGACCACGACGCTGATCCGGCAGGGTTTCGACACCCAGGTCAAGCTGACCGCGCAGCTGGTGCGGCGCAGCGGGTTGGGCGAGCTGCGCGAGTCGATCGGCGCGTACTTCACCGAGCGCCAGGACGTGCTGAAGGCGCGCTCGGCGTTGCTGGGCCTGGACGTCGTGCTGCGCAACGAACCCCGGCCCGGCTCGGTCGGGCTGGCGGCCGGGCTGGAGCGCGTCGTGGCCTCGGCGCACGACTTCCGGGAGCTGCGGCTGCTGGCCGCGTTGCAGGGCGGGCGGATTAAGCTGCCCGGCGAGCTGGCCGCGGAGGCGTCCCGGCTCGTCGGCGGGTTGGGCACGAACCCGCTGGCGCGCCTGGGCATGGAGTACGAGCCGACCGCCGACGAGCTGCGGCACGTCGTGCTGGACACCCTCGGCCGGTGGCGGGAGCAGGCCGCGGACCCCGCGCTGGACCAGGGCCGGCGCCGGGCGGCGGCCGTGGTCGTGCGCAGCTGCGAGGGGATGCTGGCCGACCTCGGCTGA
- a CDS encoding dynamin family protein, producing the protein MSAPWLDVLDDTIRSCAAHNRPDLAERLREKRARQLDPKLRVLVLGEPKQGKSQLVNALVNAPVCAVGDDVTTTVPTFVQHAEVPSAALVRTIADTPTERVPVPLDQLARQVGAAHAGELVRAEVGLPRALLTSGLVLIDTPGVGDLRPAHTASTFAALLQADAVLMVSDATAELTESELELLKQVMTSCPNVTVVLTKIDITAQWRRVLERNRAHLARAGVPAKQVPVSAALRLRAAKTGDRALNAESGFPELLACVQRDIVAAADVLARRTVAVAAASAIEQLVAPVREELDGRGSAGAHATIAALNEAQRRVDELRRRSARWQTVLADEMADLVSDVEYDLRDRTRRILREVDRTFETADPALGWEEFERWLEANLTEAAATNFAWLLDRSAWVAEKVARSFPVHRDDLLPESVFPADVLDRVSKMDKPVIEKFGLGQKLFTGLRGSYGGVLMVGLVTSLAGMPLINAISLGAGALFGGKSVLDEGDQRRKRRQAAARVAAQRHVDDFFLKFSKDVRDAARTIQRSLRGHFSALADELQETLLESARSARRAVQDDTTERERRTREAKLELDRLVRLYQRVQALGRTPPLGISA; encoded by the coding sequence ATGTCCGCACCCTGGCTCGACGTGCTCGACGACACGATCCGGTCCTGCGCCGCCCACAACCGGCCGGACCTGGCCGAACGGCTCCGCGAGAAGCGCGCCCGCCAGCTCGACCCCAAGCTGCGGGTGCTCGTGCTGGGCGAGCCCAAGCAGGGCAAGAGCCAGCTCGTCAACGCCCTGGTCAACGCGCCGGTGTGCGCGGTCGGCGACGACGTGACGACCACCGTGCCGACGTTCGTGCAGCACGCCGAGGTGCCCAGCGCGGCCCTCGTGCGCACGATCGCGGACACGCCGACCGAGCGCGTCCCGGTCCCGCTGGACCAGCTCGCGCGCCAGGTCGGCGCGGCGCACGCGGGCGAGCTGGTGCGGGCCGAGGTCGGCCTGCCCCGCGCCCTGCTCACCTCCGGCCTGGTGCTGATCGACACGCCGGGCGTCGGCGACCTCCGGCCCGCGCACACCGCCAGCACGTTCGCCGCGCTGCTCCAGGCCGACGCCGTGCTGATGGTGTCCGACGCGACCGCCGAGCTGACCGAGTCCGAGCTGGAGCTGCTCAAGCAGGTCATGACCTCCTGCCCGAACGTCACCGTGGTGCTCACCAAGATCGACATCACCGCGCAGTGGCGGCGCGTGCTGGAGCGCAACCGCGCCCACCTGGCGCGGGCGGGCGTGCCGGCCAAGCAGGTGCCCGTGTCGGCCGCGCTGCGGCTGCGCGCCGCCAAGACCGGCGACCGGGCCCTCAACGCCGAGTCCGGGTTCCCCGAGCTGCTGGCGTGCGTGCAGCGGGACATCGTGGCCGCCGCCGACGTGCTGGCCCGCCGGACGGTCGCCGTGGCCGCCGCGTCGGCGATCGAGCAGCTCGTCGCGCCGGTGCGGGAGGAGCTGGACGGGCGCGGCTCGGCGGGCGCGCACGCCACCATCGCCGCGCTGAACGAGGCGCAGCGCCGCGTCGACGAGCTGCGCCGCCGGTCCGCGCGCTGGCAGACGGTGCTGGCCGACGAGATGGCCGACCTGGTGTCCGACGTCGAGTACGACCTGCGCGACCGCACCCGCCGCATCCTGCGCGAGGTGGACCGGACGTTCGAGACGGCCGACCCGGCGCTGGGCTGGGAGGAGTTCGAGCGCTGGCTGGAGGCCAACCTCACCGAAGCCGCCGCGACGAACTTCGCCTGGCTGCTGGACCGCTCGGCGTGGGTGGCGGAGAAGGTCGCCCGGAGCTTCCCCGTGCACCGCGACGACCTGCTGCCGGAGTCGGTGTTCCCGGCCGACGTGCTCGACCGCGTGTCCAAGATGGACAAGCCGGTGATCGAGAAGTTCGGCCTGGGCCAGAAGCTGTTCACCGGCCTGCGCGGCTCCTACGGCGGCGTGCTGATGGTCGGCCTGGTCACGAGCCTCGCCGGGATGCCGCTGATCAACGCGATCTCGCTGGGCGCGGGCGCGCTGTTCGGCGGCAAGTCCGTCCTGGACGAGGGCGACCAGCGCCGCAAGCGCCGCCAGGCCGCCGCGCGGGTCGCCGCGCAGCGGCACGTGGACGACTTCTTCCTCAAGTTCAGCAAGGACGTCCGGGACGCCGCCCGCACCATCCAGCGCAGCCTGCGCGGCCACTTCAGCGCGCTGGCCGACGAGTTGCAGGAGACCCTGCTGGAGTCCGCGCGCAGCGCACGCCGCGCCGTGCAGGACGACACCACCGAGCGGGAGCGCCGCACCCGCGAGGCGAAGCTCGAACTCGATCGCCTCGTCCGGCTCTACCAGCGGGTGCAGGCGCTCGGGCGGACGCCGCCGCTGGGCATCAGCGCGTGA
- a CDS encoding IniB N-terminal domain-containing protein, translating to MGSSPTTLHDFVLDLLSNPTALADFQADAEGALADAGLSDISALDVQEVLPLVLDYVPAGSLPALDGALLNDLPLDATDATGAIGQLQAVAQQLSLPGVPGTSDVNLAAAGALSADANGYEVFGGFSGWGSTDSADSFAGTVSGDFSSVGDVTSTLDATSTTATGTVSDLAGTATGSLDGALAGEATGTLPATDGLTSPVFGTVDTLTGVVDGVTGGLAGHVPTELAGTLDPAHLGKTLNADGLAALPERDLTPETVVDTAEDTAGRLSNGTGVSNVTDHVGAIDVPVLGFGLNDVPLIGGGHDISDTLF from the coding sequence ATGGGCTCCAGCCCCACCACGTTGCACGACTTCGTCCTCGACCTGCTGAGCAACCCGACCGCGCTGGCCGACTTCCAGGCCGACGCCGAGGGCGCCTTGGCCGACGCGGGCCTGAGCGACATCAGCGCTCTGGACGTGCAGGAGGTCCTCCCGCTGGTCCTCGACTACGTGCCCGCCGGGAGCCTGCCCGCTCTCGACGGCGCGCTGCTCAACGACCTGCCGCTGGACGCGACGGACGCCACCGGCGCCATCGGCCAGCTCCAGGCCGTGGCCCAGCAGCTGTCCCTCCCCGGCGTGCCCGGCACGTCCGACGTGAACCTCGCGGCGGCGGGCGCGCTGAGCGCCGACGCCAACGGCTACGAGGTCTTCGGCGGCTTCTCCGGCTGGGGCTCGACCGACTCCGCCGACTCGTTCGCCGGGACCGTGTCGGGTGACTTCTCCTCGGTGGGCGACGTGACGAGCACCCTGGACGCCACGTCGACCACCGCCACCGGCACGGTCTCCGACCTGGCCGGCACGGCGACCGGCTCCCTGGACGGCGCCCTCGCGGGCGAGGCCACCGGCACGCTGCCCGCCACGGACGGCCTGACCAGCCCCGTGTTCGGCACGGTCGACACGCTGACCGGCGTGGTCGACGGCGTGACCGGTGGCCTCGCCGGCCACGTGCCCACCGAACTGGCGGGCACGCTCGACCCGGCCCACCTCGGCAAGACCCTGAACGCGGACGGCCTGGCCGCCCTGCCCGAGCGCGACCTGACCCCGGAGACGGTGGTCGACACCGCCGAGGACACCGCGGGCCGGCTGTCCAACGGCACGGGCGTGAGCAACGTCACCGACCACGTCGGCGCGATCGACGTGCCGGTGCTCGGCTTCGGCCTGAACGACGTGCCGCTCATCGGCGGCGGCCACGACATCAGCGACACGTTGTTCTGA
- a CDS encoding Hsp70 family protein yields the protein MPYVLGVDVGTTRTAAAVCRLDGAGRAEPELVGLGGPGGGVASSLRLTADGSFAVGEPGDPRWTAVGFARRVGDGVPVVLGSEPCAAEELTALMVLWVAGQVAEREGEPAARIVLAHPPGWGPHAKGLVRRALRAVGLEDVVLLAEPLAAAANHSFGRGPVGVFSLGSHAFSAAVVRPFELVAWADGVDQAAGADFDDLVFEHVRAALGRAFGELDAEDPRTRALRGRLRRDCEAAKRLLSGTFETAVPVHLPSGLVEVPLDRARFEELIRPSVEQAVSVFERVVRGAALEATVLVGGSARIPLISSLLPGRVVFEAAPESSAVKGAAVAGRQLLLGPDEPEPIETSVLVRDDDPLLRFPVGGAPAPDNDCTAPPPRPPIEVTPLELPERRSVKRVVRGLVSAGRSRDRKPEDGR from the coding sequence TTGCCGTACGTCCTCGGGGTCGACGTGGGCACGACCCGCACGGCCGCCGCCGTGTGCCGGCTCGACGGCGCGGGCCGCGCCGAACCGGAGCTGGTGGGCCTCGGCGGTCCCGGCGGCGGCGTCGCGTCGTCGTTGCGGCTCACCGCCGACGGGTCGTTCGCCGTGGGCGAGCCGGGCGACCCGCGCTGGACGGCGGTCGGGTTCGCGCGGCGCGTCGGCGACGGCGTGCCGGTGGTGCTCGGGTCCGAGCCGTGCGCCGCCGAGGAGCTGACCGCGCTCATGGTGCTGTGGGTCGCGGGGCAGGTCGCCGAGCGGGAGGGCGAACCGGCCGCCCGGATCGTGCTGGCGCACCCGCCGGGGTGGGGCCCGCACGCCAAGGGCCTCGTGCGGCGGGCGCTGCGCGCGGTGGGCCTGGAGGACGTCGTCCTGCTCGCCGAGCCCCTGGCCGCCGCGGCGAACCACTCGTTCGGGCGGGGACCGGTGGGCGTGTTCAGCCTGGGCAGCCACGCGTTCAGCGCGGCGGTCGTGCGGCCGTTCGAGCTGGTGGCGTGGGCCGACGGCGTCGACCAGGCGGCCGGCGCGGACTTCGACGACCTGGTCTTCGAGCACGTGCGGGCCGCGCTGGGGCGCGCGTTCGGCGAGCTGGACGCCGAGGACCCCCGCACGCGTGCCCTGCGCGGGCGGTTGCGGCGCGACTGCGAGGCCGCCAAGCGCCTCCTGTCCGGCACGTTCGAGACCGCGGTGCCCGTGCACCTGCCGAGCGGGCTCGTGGAGGTGCCGCTCGACCGGGCCCGGTTCGAGGAGCTGATCCGGCCTTCGGTCGAGCAGGCCGTGTCGGTGTTCGAGCGGGTCGTGCGCGGCGCGGCCCTGGAGGCGACCGTGCTGGTCGGCGGCAGCGCGCGGATACCGCTCATCTCGTCCCTGCTGCCCGGCCGGGTGGTGTTCGAGGCCGCGCCGGAGTCGTCCGCGGTGAAGGGCGCGGCGGTGGCCGGGCGGCAGTTGCTGCTCGGCCCGGACGAACCCGAGCCCATCGAGACGTCCGTGCTGGTGCGCGACGACGACCCGCTGCTGCGGTTCCCCGTCGGCGGTGCGCCCGCGCCGGACAACGACTGCACCGCGCCACCGCCGCGCCCGCCGATCGAGGTCACACCGCTGGAGCTGCCCGAACGGCGCTCGGTGAAGCGCGTCGTGCGGGGCCTCGTGTCGGCCGGGCGCTCCCGTGACCGAAAACCCGAGGACGGCCGTTGA
- a CDS encoding helix-turn-helix transcriptional regulator, which produces MTSDRPLLDAETRRVLAGLAAAPGTVPRLGVVAPGGYGKTTVLREVERVCRDAGVGVAVVDDAHLLGDEELRSLRSRVERGDTGVVVAYRPWPRSRALAALAESLGRVRPPLMPRAFTREQVRAVLPAAGRALADFVHQQTGGVPRFVARLAGLTSPDVPAEVIASFRADLDWLEPDVQKFLLAAEAGAALRLDLLGALLDKDSDAVGEVIEAGRATGLLAADGTLLPVARTAVVALSRTDRRIAVRQRLAELQLRSGGPVLDLVRPLLGAGAGGPVVSAAFQAAASEALPTDPALSARLLAAVGTPTAALAVRRAAASAMSGDLDAALRLADQVISAGEGEHRGAAAEVAAIALAHRGQLARSTELHRWSPSAASAAFAVVGLVGTGRLPTGTLPTAPPTLLDGGASLMAQGVLESVTGTPTTALSTLVRAAGLLEPAGRSVLLPDTPAALAALVAVQCGELPVAESVLDRALSTALGGTLMTVRHRLLRAWLAMVRGDLVGAREALVALRKAGRPLEARDWIFAVALEVGIARRNSDLAALKRTWEQACEAVLRHPVDLYTFLPLGEFAAAAARLRDQHRVAPHLVTARTLLRQLGDPPLWAVPLHWSGLHAAIIAEETSVAEEHAAALAACRDRSRYGALVSSAAESWLDVLAGEVDADRVEEAARGLHAAGQWWDAARLAGQAAIRTSDRQAMVRLLDCARLLQGRPAGGARKPAEPAEAAATGQLSDREREVAELVVGGLTYKQVGDRLFISAKTVEHHVARMRQRLGCGSRAELLDQLRQILG; this is translated from the coding sequence ATGACATCCGACCGCCCGCTGCTGGACGCCGAGACCCGCCGAGTGCTGGCGGGTCTCGCCGCCGCGCCGGGGACCGTGCCGAGGCTGGGCGTCGTCGCGCCCGGCGGGTACGGCAAGACCACCGTGCTGCGGGAGGTCGAGCGGGTCTGCCGGGACGCGGGCGTGGGCGTCGCCGTCGTCGACGACGCCCACCTGCTGGGCGACGAGGAGCTGCGGTCCCTGCGGTCGCGGGTCGAACGGGGCGACACCGGCGTCGTGGTCGCGTACCGGCCGTGGCCCCGGTCGCGGGCGTTGGCGGCGCTGGCCGAGTCGCTGGGCCGGGTCCGGCCGCCGCTGATGCCCCGCGCGTTCACGCGCGAGCAGGTGCGCGCGGTGCTGCCGGCGGCCGGGCGGGCGCTGGCCGACTTCGTGCACCAGCAGACCGGTGGGGTGCCGCGGTTCGTGGCGCGGCTGGCCGGGTTGACCTCGCCGGACGTGCCGGCCGAGGTGATCGCGTCGTTCCGGGCCGACCTGGACTGGCTGGAGCCGGACGTGCAGAAGTTCCTGCTCGCCGCCGAGGCGGGCGCGGCGCTGCGGCTGGACCTGCTGGGCGCGTTGCTGGACAAGGACTCCGACGCGGTCGGCGAGGTGATCGAGGCGGGCCGGGCGACCGGCCTGCTCGCGGCGGACGGCACGCTGCTCCCCGTCGCGCGCACGGCCGTGGTGGCGCTGAGCCGGACCGACCGGCGGATCGCGGTGCGGCAACGCCTGGCTGAGCTGCAGCTGCGGTCCGGCGGTCCGGTGCTGGACCTGGTGCGCCCGCTGCTGGGCGCCGGCGCGGGCGGACCGGTGGTGTCGGCCGCGTTCCAGGCGGCGGCGAGCGAAGCGCTGCCCACCGACCCGGCGCTGTCCGCGCGGTTGCTCGCGGCCGTCGGGACGCCCACCGCCGCGCTCGCGGTCCGGAGGGCGGCGGCGTCGGCGATGTCGGGCGACCTGGACGCGGCGCTGCGGCTCGCCGACCAGGTGATCTCCGCCGGGGAGGGCGAGCACCGCGGCGCGGCGGCGGAGGTCGCGGCGATCGCGTTGGCGCACCGGGGCCAGTTGGCGCGCAGCACGGAACTCCACCGGTGGTCGCCCAGCGCGGCGTCCGCGGCGTTCGCGGTGGTCGGCCTGGTCGGGACGGGGCGGTTGCCGACCGGGACGCTGCCCACCGCGCCGCCGACCCTGCTCGACGGCGGCGCTTCCCTGATGGCGCAGGGCGTCCTGGAGTCGGTGACGGGCACGCCGACCACCGCGCTGTCCACCCTGGTCCGGGCGGCCGGGCTGCTGGAGCCCGCCGGTCGGTCGGTGCTGCTGCCGGACACGCCCGCGGCGCTCGCGGCCCTGGTGGCGGTGCAGTGCGGTGAGCTGCCGGTGGCGGAGTCGGTGCTGGACCGGGCGCTGTCGACGGCGCTGGGCGGCACGCTGATGACGGTGCGGCACCGGTTGCTGCGGGCGTGGCTCGCGATGGTGCGCGGCGACCTGGTCGGTGCGCGGGAGGCGCTGGTCGCGCTGCGCAAGGCGGGGCGTCCGCTGGAAGCGCGCGACTGGATCTTCGCCGTGGCGCTGGAGGTCGGGATCGCCCGGCGCAACAGCGACCTGGCGGCGTTGAAGCGGACCTGGGAGCAGGCGTGCGAGGCCGTGCTGCGGCACCCGGTCGACCTGTACACGTTCCTGCCGCTGGGCGAGTTCGCGGCGGCGGCGGCGCGGCTGCGCGACCAGCACCGCGTCGCACCGCACCTGGTGACCGCGCGGACCCTGTTGCGGCAGTTGGGCGACCCGCCGCTGTGGGCCGTGCCGCTGCACTGGAGCGGGCTGCACGCGGCGATCATCGCGGAGGAGACGTCGGTGGCGGAGGAGCACGCCGCGGCGCTGGCGGCGTGCCGCGACCGGAGCCGGTACGGCGCGCTGGTGTCGAGCGCGGCGGAGAGCTGGCTGGACGTGCTGGCGGGCGAGGTCGACGCGGACCGGGTGGAGGAGGCCGCGCGCGGGCTGCACGCGGCGGGCCAGTGGTGGGACGCGGCGCGGCTCGCCGGGCAGGCGGCGATCCGGACGTCCGACCGGCAGGCGATGGTGCGGTTGCTGGACTGCGCGCGCCTGCTACAGGGCAGGCCGGCGGGTGGGGCGCGGAAACCGGCCGAACCGGCGGAGGCGGCGGCGACCGGGCAGCTCAGCGACCGCGAGCGGGAGGTGGCGGAGCTGGTGGTCGGCGGCCTGACCTACAAGCAGGTGGGCGACCGGCTGTTCATCTCGGCGAAGACGGTCGAGCACCACGTGGCGCGGATGCGGCAGCGGCTCGGTTGCGGCAGCCGGGCGGAGCTGCTGGACCAGCTCCGCCAGATCCTGGGCTGA
- a CDS encoding TetR/AcrR family transcriptional regulator, whose amino-acid sequence MRAKSVTEQARRAQIVGAAIETLAELGYAETSFKRIAARAGLSSTGLISYHFKGKQELVDEVRAEVLRRFADFVMGFLDRSDTAAGELRAFLVANLRFMRLHRSHMVALMQVRPHVSARDEGEDLRKMADLLREGQRAGEFRGFDAGVMAVFILALRNGVLARVAEDPDLDLDLCERELLEAVRRATTADRPVTGAEGTEGTDRPPGGAAPPRTSAGQPRGTRG is encoded by the coding sequence GTGCGAGCAAAGTCGGTGACGGAGCAGGCCAGGCGGGCGCAGATCGTCGGGGCCGCGATCGAGACCTTGGCCGAACTCGGCTACGCCGAGACGTCGTTCAAGCGGATCGCCGCCCGCGCCGGGCTGAGCAGCACCGGGTTGATCTCGTACCACTTCAAGGGCAAGCAGGAGCTGGTCGACGAGGTGCGCGCGGAGGTGCTGCGCCGGTTCGCGGACTTCGTGATGGGCTTCCTCGACCGCTCGGACACGGCCGCCGGTGAGCTGCGGGCGTTCCTGGTGGCGAACCTGCGGTTCATGCGCCTCCACCGGTCGCACATGGTGGCCCTGATGCAGGTCCGGCCGCACGTGTCGGCTCGGGACGAGGGCGAGGACCTCCGGAAGATGGCGGACCTGCTGCGCGAGGGGCAGCGCGCCGGCGAGTTCCGGGGGTTCGACGCGGGGGTGATGGCCGTGTTCATCCTCGCGCTGCGCAACGGGGTGCTGGCGAGGGTGGCCGAGGACCCTGATCTCGACCTGGACCTCTGCGAGCGCGAGCTGCTGGAGGCCGTCCGGCGGGCGACAACCGCCGACCGCCCGGTCACGGGCGCGGAGGGCACGGAGGGCACGGACCGCCCGCCCGGCGGTGCGGCGCCACCGCGCACGAGCGCGGGACAACCACGAGGGACGCGGGGGTGA